Proteins encoded in a region of the Acipenser ruthenus chromosome 11, fAciRut3.2 maternal haplotype, whole genome shotgun sequence genome:
- the LOC117426475 gene encoding origin recognition complex subunit 2-like isoform X2: MSSQKQPKEGRVLEVRFVGDEEVLQHIVDKQEGVKGKNAVQILVSLKTPRKSEPEDSEDEDHEVCNEQDYVEALGTAAQASELARTPGKSVKFTTADSPPEEVTSPTRASKRQSTQYKTPSKGKKNQFVSTTPHRLRKRLSAPNLRSDSDSDFSPSNSEEELEAEEEASKLVPESKPASKAPAAGLYKTPVKKAKKVPEPSLVEEYFEAHSSSKVLTSDRTLQKLQTPQLDQDTLCRLLDGTSTAFSAELKQLNKEHERLFHKWMLQLQLGFNIVLFGLGSKRTLLEKFRTSMLLGSIHVVINGFFPSITIRSILNSITEEVLEHEGHFRNPLDQMDFIVKTLKEDPDLQLFLLIHNIDGQMLRGDKTQQILGQLAAIPNLHLIASIDHINAPLSWDQFKMSQFNWLWYETTTYQPYIEETSYENSLLVKQSGALALSSLTHVMRSLTPNARGIFRLLAEFQLENKDNPSYTGLSFQDFYQRCREAFLVNSDITLRTQLTEFRDHKLIRTKKGADGVEYLIIPIETGTLSDFLEKEDKE; this comes from the exons ATGAGTTCACAGAAACAGCCAAAAGAGGGCCGGGTGTTGGAGGTTCGCTTTGTTGGAGATGAAGAGGTTTTGCAACACATTGTGGATAAACAAGAAG GCGTTAAGGGAAAGAATGCCGTTCAGATTTTGGTATCCCTCAAGACTCCTCGGAAGAGTGAGCCCGAGGACTCTGAGGATGAAGACCATGAGGTTTGCAATGAACAGGACTATGTGGAGGCGCTGGGGACAGCAGCTCAAG CCTCAGAATTAGCCAGAACCCCAGGAAAGAGTGTTAAATTCACCACAGCCGATTCACCCCCTGAAGAAGTCACCAGTCCAACCAGAGCAAGCAAAA GACAATCAACCCAATACAAGACCCCCTCAAAG ggTAAAAAGAATCAGTTTGTGTCAACCACACCACACAGGCTGAGAAAAAGATTATCCG CTCCTAATCTGAGGTCGGACAGCGACAGCGACTTCTCTCCTTCCAACTCTGAGGAGGAGCTAGAGGCTGAGGAGGAGGCCTCCAAGCTAGTCCCAGAGTCCAAGCCTGCGAGCAAGGCACCAGCTGCAGGGCTCTACAAGACCCCAGTCAAGAAAGCCAAGAAGGTTCCAGAA CCCAGCCTGGTAGAGGAGTATTTTGAAGCGCACAGCAGTTCAAAGGTGTTGACCTCAGACAGAACTCTCCAGAAACTGCAAACCCCACAACTGGACCAG GATACGCTATGCAGGCTGCTTGATGGCACTTCTACTGCGTTTTCTGCAGAACTTAAACAGTTAAACAAGGAACATGAGAGGCTGTTTCACAAGTGGATGCTGCAGTTACA ATTGGGCTTCAATATAGTGCTGTTCGGCCTGGGCTCTAAGAGGACCTTGCTGGAGAAGTTCCGCACCAGCATGCTCTTGGGTTCCATTCATGTGGTCATCAACGGCTTTTTCCCCAGCATCACCATCAGATCG ATTTTGAATTCAATCACGGAAGAAGTTTTGGAGCATGAAGGACATTTCCGTAACCCATTGGATCAGATGGACTTCATTGTTAAAACACTGAAGGAAG aTCCAGATCTTCAGCTCTTCCTGCTGATCCACAATATCGACGGGCAGATGCTGCGAGGAGATAAAACCCAACAGATACTGGGACAGCTGGCTGCGATCCCAAACCTTCACCTCATAGCCTCCATTGACCACATCAACGCACCTCTCT caTGGGACCAGTTCAAGATGAGCCAGTTTAACTGGCTGTGGTACGAGACCACCACGTACCAGCCGTACATCGAGGAGACTTCGTATGAGAACTCGCTACTCGTCAAGCAGTCTGGAGCCCTGGCGCTCAGCTCGCTGACACACGTCATGCGCAGTCTGACTCCTAACGCAAG ggGAATATTCAGACTGCTGGCAGAATTTCAGCTTGAAAACAAGGATAATCCTTCTTATACAG GGTTATCTTTCCAAGACTTTTACCAGCGCTGTCGTGAGGCTTTCCTGGTGAACAGTGACATCACCCTGAGGACCCAGCTGACAGAGTTCAGGGACCACAAGCTCATCAGGACCAAGAAG GGTGCAGATGGTGTTGAGTATCTGATCATACCCATTGAGACTGGAACTCTCTCGGATTTCCTGGAAAAGGAAGATAAAGAATAA
- the LOC117426475 gene encoding origin recognition complex subunit 2-like isoform X1, with protein MSSQKQPKEGRVLEVRFVGDEEVLQHIVDKQEGVKGKNAVQILVSLKTPRKSEPEDSEDEDHEVCNEQDYVEALGTAAQDASCGSGGGDVFTFQAVKRSNRMAQLASELARTPGKSVKFTTADSPPEEVTSPTRASKRQSTQYKTPSKGKKNQFVSTTPHRLRKRLSAPNLRSDSDSDFSPSNSEEELEAEEEASKLVPESKPASKAPAAGLYKTPVKKAKKVPEPSLVEEYFEAHSSSKVLTSDRTLQKLQTPQLDQDTLCRLLDGTSTAFSAELKQLNKEHERLFHKWMLQLQLGFNIVLFGLGSKRTLLEKFRTSMLLGSIHVVINGFFPSITIRSILNSITEEVLEHEGHFRNPLDQMDFIVKTLKEDPDLQLFLLIHNIDGQMLRGDKTQQILGQLAAIPNLHLIASIDHINAPLSWDQFKMSQFNWLWYETTTYQPYIEETSYENSLLVKQSGALALSSLTHVMRSLTPNARGIFRLLAEFQLENKDNPSYTGLSFQDFYQRCREAFLVNSDITLRTQLTEFRDHKLIRTKKGADGVEYLIIPIETGTLSDFLEKEDKE; from the exons ATGAGTTCACAGAAACAGCCAAAAGAGGGCCGGGTGTTGGAGGTTCGCTTTGTTGGAGATGAAGAGGTTTTGCAACACATTGTGGATAAACAAGAAG GCGTTAAGGGAAAGAATGCCGTTCAGATTTTGGTATCCCTCAAGACTCCTCGGAAGAGTGAGCCCGAGGACTCTGAGGATGAAGACCATGAGGTTTGCAATGAACAGGACTATGTGGAGGCGCTGGGGACAGCAGCTCAAG ATGCCAGCTGTGGATCAGGGGGAGGGGATGTGTTCACATTCCAAGCTGTGAAGAGATCAAACAGGATGGCTCAGCTGG CCTCAGAATTAGCCAGAACCCCAGGAAAGAGTGTTAAATTCACCACAGCCGATTCACCCCCTGAAGAAGTCACCAGTCCAACCAGAGCAAGCAAAA GACAATCAACCCAATACAAGACCCCCTCAAAG ggTAAAAAGAATCAGTTTGTGTCAACCACACCACACAGGCTGAGAAAAAGATTATCCG CTCCTAATCTGAGGTCGGACAGCGACAGCGACTTCTCTCCTTCCAACTCTGAGGAGGAGCTAGAGGCTGAGGAGGAGGCCTCCAAGCTAGTCCCAGAGTCCAAGCCTGCGAGCAAGGCACCAGCTGCAGGGCTCTACAAGACCCCAGTCAAGAAAGCCAAGAAGGTTCCAGAA CCCAGCCTGGTAGAGGAGTATTTTGAAGCGCACAGCAGTTCAAAGGTGTTGACCTCAGACAGAACTCTCCAGAAACTGCAAACCCCACAACTGGACCAG GATACGCTATGCAGGCTGCTTGATGGCACTTCTACTGCGTTTTCTGCAGAACTTAAACAGTTAAACAAGGAACATGAGAGGCTGTTTCACAAGTGGATGCTGCAGTTACA ATTGGGCTTCAATATAGTGCTGTTCGGCCTGGGCTCTAAGAGGACCTTGCTGGAGAAGTTCCGCACCAGCATGCTCTTGGGTTCCATTCATGTGGTCATCAACGGCTTTTTCCCCAGCATCACCATCAGATCG ATTTTGAATTCAATCACGGAAGAAGTTTTGGAGCATGAAGGACATTTCCGTAACCCATTGGATCAGATGGACTTCATTGTTAAAACACTGAAGGAAG aTCCAGATCTTCAGCTCTTCCTGCTGATCCACAATATCGACGGGCAGATGCTGCGAGGAGATAAAACCCAACAGATACTGGGACAGCTGGCTGCGATCCCAAACCTTCACCTCATAGCCTCCATTGACCACATCAACGCACCTCTCT caTGGGACCAGTTCAAGATGAGCCAGTTTAACTGGCTGTGGTACGAGACCACCACGTACCAGCCGTACATCGAGGAGACTTCGTATGAGAACTCGCTACTCGTCAAGCAGTCTGGAGCCCTGGCGCTCAGCTCGCTGACACACGTCATGCGCAGTCTGACTCCTAACGCAAG ggGAATATTCAGACTGCTGGCAGAATTTCAGCTTGAAAACAAGGATAATCCTTCTTATACAG GGTTATCTTTCCAAGACTTTTACCAGCGCTGTCGTGAGGCTTTCCTGGTGAACAGTGACATCACCCTGAGGACCCAGCTGACAGAGTTCAGGGACCACAAGCTCATCAGGACCAAGAAG GGTGCAGATGGTGTTGAGTATCTGATCATACCCATTGAGACTGGAACTCTCTCGGATTTCCTGGAAAAGGAAGATAAAGAATAA